Proteins encoded together in one Ipomoea triloba cultivar NCNSP0323 chromosome 4, ASM357664v1 window:
- the LOC116016181 gene encoding uncharacterized protein LOC116016181, producing MAKRRDEQPANRDRGHDQRKNRPPFKHVKQHNRPDDVPRFTPLNRPLVEVLQFAEQCNLVHPPEPVPEGEDKSKYCAFHRVKGHNTSECMALRVLIEQLIQNGELGQFVMKGDRNKGKTERNVWKRNPEKNNKAFVPPGTADEKAVGKKPVIHVIYGGPEGGDSSRQRKQWARNLYVGTIHSEPREKKKRTEPISFTDDDLPLHGETQNDPLVVTLDVSGTDVQRVLVDTGSSVNILYFDVFTQLGLSTDRLTPIRTPLSGFTGDSIEAEGVIRLDVELGSQPNVLKTTMDFVVVKLKCVHNAILGRPGITRAAAVISMSHLCMKFHTPNGIGVVRGDQRAARQCYVRAVKQSDREESRIHTISQQVDHGELKEKPQPASELEEIILDSDRPERVVKIGRGLPVDLREDIIGVLQRYKNVFAWGPEDMLGVDRSVICHRLSIQPGSKPVKQKKRHLSSERREFVKKETATLLAVGHVREVLYPEWLANVVLAPKPPTWRMCVDYTDLNKACPKDPYPLPNPDQMVDETAGYGVFCYVVMAFGLRNSGATYQRMVNKLFKGLLGSTMEAYVDDMLIKSRLKETHPADLARAFKILKKSNGFEWTPACQSAFEDLKVYLSSAPVLSKPEKDEVLFVYLAVSDRAVSSVLVREENKGIQKPIYYVSKALQGPELRYTKFEKTALALWATAKRLAAYFQAHPIVVLTDQPLGTILRNPTSSGRLIKWAMMLTQFAIEYKPRPAIKGQALVDFIVECTARDPEPDRPTALEEPWWEVSTDGSSSKKGCGGGIVLTSPEGFKIYQALIFKFQPTNNEAEYEALIGGLRLAKQMKAERLRARSDSRLIIGQLSSTIDAKEDRMIQYKDIALELLQQFKKYELIQIPRMENTDADMLSKLTQEAPEYVSKIARIEEVGAPSIDVIEVHPVEIGEPDWMYDLKNYIANGTLPDDSSRAKKVKLRAPRFQLVDDRLYKRSYGGPLLRCLTNDEAKIVMEEVHEGICSAHQGPRTLAQKIVLMGYYWPSINLDCEQYVRRCATCQEFHKLPGRPATYYQPVSEVIPFARWGVDLIGAFPMAAGRKKYVIVAIDYFTKWVEAKALATITSQQCQKFLWKNVITRFGVPVQLITDNGTQFDSRPFKNFMAHLGIRHTRVAVAYPQANGQVENTNRTILDGLKKKLQTAGRGWVEELSYVLWTYRTTPRRATNETPFSLTYGFETKKGTWQLGG from the exons ATGGCAAAGAGACGTGATGAGCAACCGGCCAATCGGGACAGAGGCCATGATCAAAGGAAGAATAGACCACCGTTCAAACACGTCAAACAACACAACCGACCAGATGACGTACCACGTTTCACTCCATTGAACAGACCCTTGGTGGAAGTTTTGCAGTTTGCCGAGCAATGCAATCTGGTCCACCCGCCGGAGCCGGTACCTGAGGGGGAGGACAAGAGCAAGTATTGTGCTTTCCACAGAGTCAAGGGACACAATACTTCGGAGTGCATGGCCTTGCGCGTGCTCATCGAACAACTCATTCAGAATGGAGAGTTGGggcaatttgtgatgaagggagatagaaacaaaggaaaaacgGAGAGGAATGTGTGGAAAAGGAATCCCGAAAAGAACAACAAGGCATTCGTCCCACCTGGGACAGCTGACGAGAAGGCTGTCGGAAAGAAACCAGTGATCCACGTCATCTACGGGGGCCCTGAAGGAGGTGACTCTTCGCGCCAAAGGAAGCAATGGGCGAGGAACTTATACGTTGGGACGATCCACTCGGAACCCCGAGAGAAGAAAAAGCGTACAGAGCCAATATCTTTCACTGACGATGATCTACCACTCCATGGGGAAACCCAAAATGACCCGCTCGTCGTCACACTAGATGTCAGCGGAACGGATGTCCAGCGGGTGCTGGTCGACACAGGGAGCTCTGTgaacattttatattttgacgTCTTTACACAATTGGGTTTGTCCACCGATCGGTTAACCCCCATTCGGACCCCGCTGTCTGGTTTCACTGGCGACTCCATAGAAGCAGAGGGAGTCATCCGCTTGGACGTGGAGTTGGGCAGCCAACCGAACGTATTGAAGactaccatggactttgtggtagtAAAATTGAAATGTGTTCACAACGCTATACTTGGACGACCAGGCATCACTCGCGCAGCTGCTGTTATATCCATGAGCCACTTGTGCATGAAGTTCCATACACCTAATGGGATTGGAGTGGTCCGAGGAGACCAACGTGCTGCTCGGCAATGCTACGTGCGAGCGGTCAAGCAGTCGGACCGGGAGGAAAGTAGGATTCACACCATATCCCAGCAGGTCGACCATGGAGAGCTGAAGGAAAAACCACAACCTGCCTCAGAATTGGAAGAAATCATACTTGACTCCGACCGACCAGAAAGAGTAGTCAAGATCGGTCGAGGACTCCCTGTCGACCTACGTGAAGACATCATTGGAGTGTTGCAGAGATACAAGAATGTTTTCGCTTGGGGACCGGAAGACATGCTCGGAGTTGATCGATCTGTCATTTGCCACCGCTTGTCAATCCAGCCAGGTTCAAAACcggtcaagcaaaagaaaaggcacctgTCGAGTGAAAGAAGGGAATTCGTGAAAAAGGAGACCGCCACACTCTTGGCAGTAGGGCACGTCCGAGAAGTCCTCTACCCGGAATGGTTAGCCAATGTAGTCCTTGCGCCTAAACCGCCAACATGGAGAATGTGCGTGGACTACACCGATTTGAACAAAGCTTGTCCGAAGGATCCATATCCCTTACCAAATCCcgaccagatggttgatgaaacAGCCGGGT ACGGAGTGTTTTGCTATGTGGTAATGGCATTTGGTCTGCGGAACTCCGGAGCTACATACCAAAGGATGGTGAACAAGCTGTTTAAAGGATTGCTCGGGTCGACTATGGaagcatatgtggatgacatgctcatcAAGAGTCGACTGAAGGAAACTCATCCTGCCGATCTTGCCCGGGCATtcaag ATTTTGAAAAAATCGAATGGCTTTGAATGGACGCCGGCGTGTCAATCGGCttttgaagatttgaaggtGTACTTGAGCTCTGCACCAGTCCTATCGAAGCCAGAGAAAGATGAGGTCTTGTTCGTTTATTTGGCTGTGTCCGACCGAGCGGTCAGCTCCGTGCTCGTCCGTGAAGAAAACAAGGGAATCCAGAAGCCGATCTACTACGTGAGCAAAGCTCTTCAAGGACCGGAGCTgaggtacacaaaatttgagaagacaGCGTTGGCGCTCTGGGCAACAGCCAAAAGACTTGCAGCCTACTTCCAGGCTCACCCGATAGTAGTGCTAACCGATCAACCGTTAGGAACGATCCTCAGGAATCCAACATCATCAGGGCGATTAatcaaatgggccatgatgctCACCCAGTTCGCGATTGAGTATAAGCCCCGTCCTGCCATCAAGGGTCAAGCATTGGTTGATTTCATCGTCGAGTGCACCGCACGCGACCCGGAACCCGACCGACCGACTGCGCTGGAAGAACCGTGGTGGGAAGTTTCTACTGATGGGTCGTCAAGCAAGAAGGGATGTGGGGGTGGAATTGTGCTCACCTCCCCTGAGGGCTTCAAGATTTATCAagccttgattttcaaattccaaCCTACCAATAACGAAGCAGAATACGAGGCGCTCATCGGCGGGTTGCGACTGGCTAAGCAGATGAAGGCTGAACGGTTAAGGGCACGATCAGACTCCCGGTTAATAATCGGACAGCTATCCAGCACGATCGATGCAAAGGAGGACCGGATGATACAGTACAAGGATATTGCGCTCGAACTACtacaacaattcaaaaaatacgagCTGATCCAAATACCAAGGATGGAGAACAcggacgctgacatgctctccaagttgactcaagaagctCCTGAATACGTGTCCAAAATCGCACGCATTGAAGAAGTCGGAGCGCCAAGCATTGATGTCATAGAGGTCCACCCGGTCGAGATAGGCGAGCCAGACTGGATGTACGACTTGAAGAATTACATCGCCAACGGCACTCTACCTGACGACTCCTcccgggcaaagaaagttaagtTGAGGGCACCGCGCTTCCAATTGGTCGATGATAGACTCTACAAAAGATCATATGGTGGACCGCTTCTTCGGTGCTTAACCAACGACGAGGCGAAAATTGTGATGGAGGAAGTTCATGAGGGGATCTGTTCTGCCCATCAAGGACCGAGAACACTCGCGCAAAAGATCGTTCTAATGGGTTACTACTGGCCTTCGATCAACTTGGATTGCGAGCAGTATGTTCGACGATGCGCCACTTGCCAAGAATTTCACAAGTTACCAGGTCGACCAGCCACCTACTATCAACCCGTCAGCGAGGTAATACCATTTGCGAGGTGGGGAGTGGACCTGATCGGAGCATTCCCAATGGCAGCTGGACGCAAAAAGTATGTGATTGTGGCGATTGATTACTTCACTAAGTGGGTGGAAGCAAAGGCTTTGGCAACTATCACTTCTCAACAGTGTCAAAAGTTCCTTTGGAAAAATGTGATTACTCGTTTCGGGGTACCCGTTCAATTGATCACAGACAACGGGACACAATTTGATAGCCGGCCATTTAAGAACTTCATGGCTCATTTGGGCATAAGGCATACCCGGGTGGCCGTAGC